The nucleotide window CTGTTTTTGGGAATGACAAAACAAGGGAAGGGGCTTCCCCTGTAGATAAATTGTTTCAAGTAGTTAAGCTACCTTGGGAAAATCCAGATGAGCTCCACAGCGTCCGTCTAATAAATCAGATACCCCATTTTCAGCAACAAATAATTTTCATATGTGGTGCCAGTCTCTGGGGCTACATAGTGATTCAAATCTACGTCAACACCTGCATAATCGGCCATCAATTGTTTGAGTATATCAATATCTATTCCTTCCGCGGGAGCTTGCCCGTTAATGCGCATAAACGCGTATTCGGCAAGTGTGTATGTGTACATGTAATAGTCTTGAACCGGCCAATTTGAAAACCTACCAAGCATATCATGCTCAGCCAAATAGGTCCTTGTGGAATCAATGAAATCTTGGGCGTTACCGTCACGAATAACGGTATCAAAAACAACGCGATCAAACCCGTGAAAGGGAGATGGGCAACAGGGCTGTGGGTATATCGCGCCTGTGTTGACCACTTCCTCAATAATCCAAGGCTGCAATTCACAGTGTGTGCCGAAGAAGGCGGTATCTTTCCCATACTCTTCAACCATCCTGGGAATGACTCGCGTGAGAAATTCCCCGGCGCGAGGGTCCAGTGTTGTATGGTCAACAAATTCTATGCCGAGGTCATCACATTTCTGGCTGATCAACGCTCGTCTTTCAAAGAATATCGGAATCATCATCTGGCTTTCGATGGAATAGTGAACAAAAGTTTTCGCTCCTAGCTTATGGGCCTGTTCTACCATTGCGGAACCCATGCCTAGCTCATCCCTTGCTATAATCAAATCGGCCGTTTGCGCTAGTTCATGTTCAATTCCATAATGGATATCGTGTGGCTGACAATAAACAACAAAAATATCTTTTCTTGTCTCACGCAATTTTTCAAAAGCTGCGTTGATGCCTGGAACCGCCGGGTTTACAATGATAGCTTTAACTCCTAAATCTTCGCCTAGCTTATCAACCACTTCGATCCTTTCGGCGATCATTTGCTCCGGATCTTGCCAAGAACTAGGCCAGGTTGCATGTATAACTTTATCTGCGCCGAATTTATCGATGACTGGCTGAACGGTGTGCCATTGGCCGCCCCAGCTCTCGTCCGAGGTAATAATTGCAATTTTAATTTCAGGTTCTGGTCTTGCCCCTTCAGGAGTACAGGACGTTAGAATCAGCACAATAAAAACCAGGACAAAGCCCCATTTTAACTTAGGCATTTGCAATCCCCCCTTGTATGATTAAGATAGGCCAAATCAATAATCAATGGCCCGAGTGATCCTTGAAAATTCATTCTATTGTTCAGAGTTATCCCTGTCGCGTGAGGAAGCCCTCCGGCTAAACATCGTGTATCAGATGTGATATGGGCAATCGCAAGGTTCATGGCTAGGGTTGAAGGAGTTCCCTCAATTCTAAGCCGCATGAATAACATAGACAGAATTCGGCTCGGGGCCTTAACATGCCGCGGATTGTGTCGATGCAAAGATAATGGCATATAATTTCCAGGCATTCTATGCGTGCTGCAGGAGCACTGGGTTGTGGGTTGCAGCCTTTGCTTAATTTTTTTGTTGGAGCTACGTGGAACTATTATTATTAGCATGCTGAAAGCTAAGTTTCTGGAGTTTAATCAAGTCTATATGAAGAAATGCACTATGTCAAGAAAATTAAAAATCTTCTACCCCTATCAACAAAGTGACTGATTTACGTACTGACAGTGAAGTCGAGTATCTGCTTACATTTTAAGCAAAAGGCATTTCCCCGCTAAATGTCTTTTTTAAATTGCTGGATTAATCGGGGTAGCCCATTACAAAACTAGCGCCTGCACCAATCACTGATGCAGGCATTAACCATATATAAAGAGTCTATGGATAATTTTGTGGTCGATTAAGGCTAAGCCTTCTACGAGGAGAGCGCCCAATGCAATCCACAGCCATGTTAAGCCCGCTGCTTCTGCGTCGCAAGCAGGCTGAGGACTTCAATCGTTGGCTGCAAATCCGACTGGAGCTGGCGTTTCGCAGGGAATTTGGCTACACCCCGACTCAATATGTCGCCCGGCTACGCGCCCTGCGGGGTGGCCCGGACGACCAAAATACAGATAAAAACGGAGGAATATTGATGGACGTCAAGATTATTGAAAAACCCGCCTTCAAGGTGGCGGGCTATGGAATTAAAACAAACATTGCCGAGGGCAAATACACTAAAGACATCGCTGCTTTTTGGGACAGCTTCGATATCGAGGGCTGGGAATGCAAGCTTTATGACCAGCTCCAGCCGCCCAAGCATGGCGAGGTTGGCCTCTCGGTTCCCGACTCCAGGGATGCCAGCTCGCTTACCTATGTTTTGGGAGTGATTGTGGAGAACTTCGATCACGTTACCGAAGATATGGTTACCGTCGAGGTCCCCACAGCAACCTATGCAGTGTTTACCACCCCACCGGTGGACACTTCTAAAGCGGCCGGCCCGGAAGGCATGGACCGGGATTTTCCCCAGGCAATCCGGGAG belongs to Bacillota bacterium and includes:
- a CDS encoding DUF3798 domain-containing protein, whose protein sequence is MPKLKWGFVLVFIVLILTSCTPEGARPEPEIKIAIITSDESWGGQWHTVQPVIDKFGADKVIHATWPSSWQDPEQMIAERIEVVDKLGEDLGVKAIIVNPAVPGINAAFEKLRETRKDIFVVYCQPHDIHYGIEHELAQTADLIIARDELGMGSAMVEQAHKLGAKTFVHYSIESQMMIPIFFERRALISQKCDDLGIEFVDHTTLDPRAGEFLTRVIPRMVEEYGKDTAFFGTHCELQPWIIEEVVNTGAIYPQPCCPSPFHGFDRVVFDTVIRDGNAQDFIDSTRTYLAEHDMLGRFSNWPVQDYYMYTYTLAEYAFMRINGQAPAEGIDIDILKQLMADYAGVDVDLNHYVAPETGTTYENYLLLKMGYLIY
- a CDS encoding AraC family transcriptional regulator, whose translation is MQSTAMLSPLLLRRKQAEDFNRWLQIRLELAFRREFGYTPTQYVARLRALRGGPDDQNTDKNGGILMDVKIIEKPAFKVAGYGIKTNIAEGKYTKDIAAFWDSFDIEGWECKLYDQLQPPKHGEVGLSVPDSRDASSLTYVLGVIVENFDHVTEDMVTVEVPTATYAVFTTPPVDTSKAAGPEGMDRDFPQAIRETWKYIFEQWFRDSGYEYDQGKMDFEYYDERCHFRPDTVMEIYIPIKRK